Within the Eucalyptus grandis isolate ANBG69807.140 chromosome 1, ASM1654582v1, whole genome shotgun sequence genome, the region tatgcatttatggaattaatttgtatttatttaattaattttggtaattatttaattactaattatttttggaaattagaccggaatagtcggtgatcggaatttcgtgctgatttcaatggtgtggttaatttttgcaattgagtgttaattgtgcaaattgagtgctgattggaattttggtaatttattccaaaatttgtgaatttttatatttattcagaaaatcccggaTATtgggttttaacaccgaaaatggttttatatactatataaaatagtgggattttaaaaaagaatatatcaatttttcggGTTCGAtctgatcgtgtacccacacgaTATTTTCATGGAGTGTTTTTAACATGAAAGAAACGTGTCAAGgtcattatcttaattgaggcatGTGAGTGCAAATCACAATGTCCTTTATCAGAATTGAATGATCGTGTGCTgattaagagaacccgtcctcGGTGTGTGTTGGTGGATGCCGATTGCAATAGATTCTGGATGTTAGCCGTCCCTGGTGTCATTTTTCTTAGTGAATATTCTATGGTATATAGTGTTTAGCGGACGAAGACTCGCTTGTGAATTCGCCTTCTTTTGTCGAAACACGAACCGACGACAACTTGTGAAGGCTATCTTTTGTGACTACTTGTCAAGTCATCCCCCAAGTTGATATGGTGCCCGTGTTCTCACGTCTTGTTGAGATACCAACGGGtcttattttgtttatatagTTTGCGCGGATTGTGAAACTCTGAGAACCTACCTTGAAATCAACCCAATGATAAGTGCATTCTTAGGTGTTCGGGTCAAAAAATCGATTGATGTCGGTCTGATTCCTACCTCTGGGAACTCAGTCGGTCTGATTCCTACCTCTGGAAACTCAGCTTTAAGTGGATGGTCAAGGTGATGGGTTGTTGTATTAATTTCTCTCTTGATAATTGGTTAATTTTGGTTGAGTCCTcctatcattttaaaaaattccaagaaCCACTGACATCTTTGATAGTATCAACCCTATCTTAAATGCACAtaggtattttctttaaaaataagtttACCTAACATCACATCCTGAACCCTTTAATCACCATATTAGCACTTTCCTTAATGTTTATTTTAGTGCTTTATGCTTTGTTCCACTAACTTGTCAAAAGAATCTAACGTTATATAATCATTACTCTATTTTACAACTTAGTCTCAATAAACTTCAATACTATATTATTGTATCAACAGAAAGGTCGATTCTACTACTTATCATAGTTCTAACTAATTATATAAGTGAAAAGGGTGTTTGTGCATAGTACTGGTTCTCAAACTAGCCTTGGGTAAAAATTCGATAAAACTCGATTCTACTACTTATCGTAGTTCTAACTAATTATATAAATGAAAAGGGTGTTTGTGCATGGCACTGGTCCTCAAACTAGCCTTGGGTAAAAATTCGATAAAATATCAGTTGATATTTGAGAGGACTAAGAAACTTTTTTAGGTCAAGCACCCTTCTAGTCCTCAATAGATTGTAACTTCTAGTGGACCACATCTTCCCATATCATGTCTACACATCAAACAAAAACTGGCAAGGAAGTCTTTGTCACTTCTTCtccaaaatgtcatttttcttagTGAATATTCTACGGTACATAACGCCCAATAGGACGAAGACTTGCTTGTGAATTATGCCTTCTTTTATTGAAACATGAACTGTCGACGATGTGTGAAGTCCGTCTTTTGCGACGACTTGTCATTTCATCCTGCAAGTTGATATGGAGCCCATGTGCTCACTTCTTGTTGAAATACTAAcgggttttattttgtttctgtaGTTTGCGCAGATTGTGAAACTCTGACTTGGCTACCGCTGAGGCATCGGCATCAACGAACGTAGCATTATAAAAACCGGTAGGAGAGCCAGAGGAAAGCACAGAttggaaaaacataaaagatgAAAGCAGCCGTATTTTATTTCCTTCCAATGGCCTTGGCCTTGGTCTCTTTTGCCGAGAAGCACAAATGCAACCAAAAGTGTGGCAACATGAGCGTGCCTTTCCCATTCGGGCTCGACGAAAGTTGTGCATGGAACCCCAAACTCGTCCTCACCTGCAAGCATGCTTTAACTCCCCCGAAGCTGTACCTCACCGGCGATATTCCAGTGCTCGACATATATGTGGAGAACGAGACGATGACCGTTAGTGGGAAAATAGCTTTCGACTGTTATGACAAGAATGGCCATCAGCTTGACGGCTCTCACCCTGACATATTGATTCCACTGGACGAAGACGGGCAATATACATTCTCAGACACCCGCAATAGGTTCACTACCTTTGGTTGCGAAACCATGGGAACGATCATGGCCCCAGACGGTATCATGGGGAGTGCATGCGTTGCCTATTGCCTCGAGGACGTCAACTTCAAGGCCAAGGGCACTTGCTCCGCCCGGGGGTGCTGTCAGACATCGATCCCCGGGATCATGAGGAACCTCAGTATATCCCTGCAAAGCTTAACGAACTACACCTCAGTTTCGAATTTCGGCTCTTGCGGATCAGCGTTCTTAGTGGACCAGGAATCGTTTAATGTCTCCGATTACAAGCTTCCTGTCCCGGCTGATATGCGCAAAGACATTTTCCCAAGGGTGGTCCTGGATTGGGTAGTTGAACggaatttgacctgtgagaaaGCGCGATTGAACCCATCGAGCTACCCCTGCGGCGCCAACAGTAACTGCTCTGACTTCGGGAAAGAGGGTTATCGTTGCTTCTGTAAGCCTGGGTACGCGGGGAATCCCTATGTCCTCCCGCTGTCCCCACGGTCCGCGGGATGTGAAGGTATTCTTCTGTTCTCTTTACgagccaaatttttttttggtttgaattgGGCCAGAATTTCCGTGATCCAGCCTCCTCCAGCCAGTTCTTCATTGAGTTGAGTTAGATGCTTCAATACACCCAAGACGTCATTTTTAAGAAGCAAAATAACGCATGAACGTACACTTACAGTTTCACCTTTGATTCTGTTTGCCATAGACATCGACGAGTGCAAGGATCCAGGACGATATCCATGTCATGGGAATTGCAAGAATACAGCCGGGGACTACACATGCCACTGCCCGTTTGGCATGTATGGTTATGGCAAAGTCAGTTGCCAAATTTCTCGTCTTGCCATAATCGCCATAATCGCTGCAGGTAACTCTAATTCCCTTGTTATGGTCACTCAACAATCTAAGCTGCTCTTGCTTTAGACTACGAGTCCCCTTGCTATCGATACGGCTTATGTTTATATATTCTCAAATTGTTCTCACTCTACATTCAACTCGAGCGATCACCAGTCACCAATATGGTTGTCAGTGGCCTCCGACTCATTTATGCTTAATGCTTCAAACGCACGTTTTAGCGTCCGAAGCCTTAACTTTAACTACCTTATCAACTCCTCAATGTGCTTTCATCAAAGAAATCCCCACGCACCTTGAGAAGTGGGGGCAATTTTCATAGAACTAGACTCTTCAATGACAGCCTATCATTTTTGGCGTAGCATCATGATGTTTCCTTTCATATTGACACACCTAGATCACCAGTTTCGACTAGTTACAGATCCCCCAATGCAAACCCGACGCACAATTCAATAATACCCCACAAGCAACCCTTGGCTAATCTACTACcccaaaaaatttcacaaaaacgTCATGAATCATGACACAGATATAGACAAAGTGGCGGCACCAAAATAAACCTCCACTACTCAAAATGCTTTCACAAAACTGGCAATTTAGAGTCTATAAACTCGTGCGCTTATAAGTATAAGCCAATTCACTTAGCTTCAAGAAACAACCATTCTAGTGTCACGGGTCAATGCTTGTGATTGAGACCGTGCGGCAACCTAGGCTTCCTTTAGTTCGTTAGATCACCTAAAGTAAGCCTTTTTCCCAAGGAACGGACGCTTGCTCACTAACTCAAATATGtagtagagagagaagctctaaCAAAAAAATCACTTCTATTGCTCAAATGGGGAGAGCACACCTATTTATACATGaggattttcaattattatcGTCTCAATTGCCATCTATCCTATTAAATATAAGATTATTATCTATCCCATTAAATACATGAAATATTTTGAGTATACATTTCCCATACTGTCCTTGAGAGTATTCTAGATTCCTTATGAAAACCCTAGAGTCCAAGATACTTCGAGTCTTGCCGATCGTATGGACCATCTCTATGGCTGCTCGGGTCTTGAAATCTCCAGTCCGTGACAATAGTCTCTCAAAGTTTTTCCTCTAAAAGCGCCGCTTCTCCTCTGGGGTGTTTCTTAGGATCTTTGGGGAATGAGTACTCAATCACGTGATGAttatcacataaaaaaatttaaaattttttgtattgcgatatttttgaatagaaactaCGAAAATTTATATGGTGTTACGATCTGTTATGACCCGAGATTCCGTTTCCCTGCCCCTCCTcctttttagctttttcttttccttttctttctcagtCTTCACCGAGAGAGACACACGGCCACACcccgttttcctttctttcgtCGTATCTCGACTGCACCCACCacacttatttttttaatacacCCCGACCCCTTTTGGCTAAAAGGATAAAAGGTGCAACCGTTATATTAAACTTACAACTTACCCACATGACCAATAGCATATAAATGACCTGGTTCAAAAACACAAAACTCAAACCTCTGACGCAAGGTCGTCGGCCCCGAATTGACCTCTGTAGGGGTGGTGGGGTGGCGGAGGTGTTGTGTGTGGTGTGGTGGCGGGCGTGGGTGCTGCTTGTGCGGCTTTGAGCAGTGCTTATGGCGTCTTCGACGGGCATTTGATGGGAAATGGCTCTTACCGCATGTGCAtgtgatttttcggaaaatgtGAGTGTGTTTCGGTAAAGTTGGGGCATTTTTTATGCTGTGGCTTAATCCGGTTACCCCATTGGTGGCTGATGTGTCAAGTATTTAAGCGGATAAATGtaagaacaaattttagttctaaaatttacaaGGTCCAAATTCATTACTTGTCAAAGTAAATCAATCATTCGGGAGAGAAACTAATCcatccatttttcaattttgtgtgGCAGTCATTGTAGCGGTAATGTTGTGCATAGTTGTTAGTGGCCTAGTCTTGCTCATATGCAAGAGGAGGGCCAAGGAGAGACACTTTAGGCAAAATGGAGGAGAGATCTTGAAGCACCAGAGAGTGAAGATCTTCAGTGAGGCAGAGTTGGCTAAAGCCACCAACAATTACGATGCTAGCAATAAGCTCGGTGAGGGTGGCTTTGCTTCAGTTTACAGAGGAAGAATCGACGGTGACATTTTAGTCGCGGTCAAGAAGCCTAGAGATGTCCCTATCAAGAAACCAAAGGACACGAACAAGGACGGCTCTTTGAGCACTCATGATGAATTTCTACACGAAATTGGCATCATTTCACAAGTGAATCATAGGAACTTGGTCAAGCTCATGGGCATATGTTTGGAGACAAAAGTGCCATTGTTGGTCTATGAATTCATCCCCAATGGGACTCTCTATTACCACATTCATGACAAGGGATCAACGGTCTTGCAATCATGGAAGAATTGCCTCAGGATTGCCTTGGAAGCCGCCTTGGCCCTCGAATACTTGCATTCCCTGGCCGACCCGCCAGTCATTCAAAGCGATGTCAAGTCTTTGAATATACTTTTGGATGAGAAATACTCTGCTAAAATATCTGATTTCGGAGCCTCGGTTTTGATATCACCCAGAAAGACCCATATAGCCGAAAGAATACAAGGCACGATAGGTTATCTCGACCCTGAGTATCTCACCACTGGGGAATTAACCACGAAGAGTGATGTTTATAGCTTCGGGGTTGTCCTCGTGGAGCTCCTTACTGGAGAGATGCCGACTCGGCATAGAAAATCTGGGGAAAAAATCAATATCATCTAATCTTTCATCTCTGCCGTGGAGGACCAAACACTCCTCCATATGATAAAGTTTGAGCCATCCAATGAAGGTGAAGTGCGGGAGATTGAGGCAGTCGGTTCGCTCACTAGAAGGTGCTTGAACTATAATGGCGTGAGTAGGCCAACAATGTGGGAAGTGGCCGAGCAACTGGCTAGGATCAACAAGAACTTGTGGGCCGATCAACAAAACAACGAAGAGACTCAAAGTTTACTCAACGAGACGAGATGCGATTCTCTCTTGACTTCAGTGAGTGCCATGAACAAACCGGAGTCGACTAATCTTTTAGTATTTGACATCGAGGCGGACACAACTAGTTCTAGCGTCTGATTCATGGTTTCTAGTGCAGGGCTATGTACAAGAACAAAACCAATGGTCATATGTTCGTCCTTGATATTTTGATTGAGGTCCTGATTAAGTAACTATTTTGAAGTCTTTATAAGGGATGACTGTATTTTAAATAAAGTACGGTGGATTATGCTTGATTGTACTCACTTCTGATCTAGCTATAGATTGCAGAGCTATGAGGAATAgccattttatttaatgaatgAATAATTATAGAAGACTGCTTGAATATCTATTCGAACAATTTAACAGGAAATTACTCTCTTGAATTTCGGTTTCACATACTGTAATATTCAAAACTTTTTGAGAGTCCAAAAGGAGCGGTGGGACCCActttcgatttaaaaaaaaaaaaaggaaataaaaaaggttgaaaagtcaaaagcaggagaaaaagaaataaaaaagagtgtTCAGCTCATTAATCGAACCGGTccgggaagaaagaagaaaaaatggaaagaggaaaaagaggaaaggggTTTGCCCGTACAAGCCACGGACATCTCGCCAAGCCAATTCGATTCCATAACATAACACTCAGTAAGTACTCGTGCTCCTCGTTCATTCAATCGGAGTAATTTTAGTTTTAGGGCTTGGAATTCAAAATTATGTGAGATTTGAGCCGCGAAGTCATTTTTGAGTCGTTAAGccacatatatatgtatgatagTATCTTGGAGCGATAAGATTTTATTGAACTTGATTTGAGTTTATGGTTTGccctaaacaaaaatttgaagtttcctACTCGTGATGAACAGTGCATGTCCAGCAATTTCGGGGTCGTATTCTATTGGTTTTCGGCTTTATTTTGGAGCGGTCAAGTTGGGATCCTTATAGTATGTTAAAAGAGttttctattgactataagAATATTTGAAACGCGATTCGGTGGAAAGAGTTATGACATAATCAAGTTTCACGCTCAAGCTTTGCATCGCAGACAATTTGAATAATCGTTTTAGATATCCGATTTATTAGTATATAGTTGTCATTTTATGCATAATTTGGTCGAGCCATTAGTTGAGATAACgttttacttggttttgatgCTATTTCTCGCTCATAGGAATGCGAGTTCATTAATTCGAGAGAGCTTTGTTTTGGTTTGGGGCATAATGAATACGATATAACATAAGCAATTGCCTATGTCAAAAAATGCTGCTTGAGATAAACTAATTGAAAACTTTAGATGAGAGAAACAAGTAGAGCATTGTCAAGTTGAATCGGACCTTGATAGGCAACCAACTAAATAAtgactatttctattcttttgttcttcgtaacaaaaaatagaatagaaatctgCTTGGTATTGTTAGCTAATTCTTTTATTCCCacgaatagatttgaaacaaaattgataagtaaatttttttttggtaaggaaaaaattgcttttttgttttcaagaataacAGGAAAATTCCAAACAATGACTTGAAATGGCcttgttttttcaaataatgatctaaagttgatattattttaaataagggctcgaagtgtatttattttctcaaataaagatttgaagtggACCTTATTTCAAAGAAAAGCTTGAAGTGCATACATTAGTTTGAAATAAGGGCTTGACTCACCAAATGCcttgttttttcaaataatgatttaaagttgacattattttaaataagggcccaAAGtgtatttattttctcaaataaagatttgaagtggACCTTATTTCAAAGAAAAGCTTGAAGTGCATACATTAGTTTGAAATAAGGGCTTGACTCACCAAATGCAAAGGGCAATttgcctttttaatttttttttaaaactttctttctttttttctatttttctttttaaaaaaatgagggaAGGTGCTAGTTGCCGCCCACTGAAGGCTGGTGGGGTTGTCGGCACCTAGGGGAGGGCTGGCGATGGGAGAGGGCAGTGACCCTCTCCCAAATATGGGCTAGGGTCGCCTGCCTCGCCAAGCTTGCATGACGATTGGCAACCCTTGCCCGGTCTGGGTGAGAGTAGGTGACCTTCACCTAGATCTGGGAAAGTGTCGCCAACCTCTCTTGCCCACCAACCCTCATCTCTGGTCGACCAGGGTCGCCAGCCCTCCCTTAGGCACCAGGGACCTCGTTGGCCTTCACCACAACCCCACCAATGATGGGGCGGCGACCACAAGCAAGAGGGAGTGTCCTCCAgcttgtgttttcttttttcaaattataatctaatttaatttaatttgtgttTAGACAAAATATCCTTGATCGACCAAAAATTTTGTCGACCAATGAGGCTAGCCCCTTATTTGAAACGACTATAATCACCTCATATCCTTCTTTAAGATTGATATGGgaacttcaaacccttattagaaataaagtccactttaagtctttatttgagaaaatgatgacatttcgagatattatttagaattttccctgaaattaactcaagaatcaagcaattttatattttttttttctttctttgcttcttttttttcttctagccGGTCGCTAGCGACCTCGCTGGCGAGGCTCCCCCAAGGCCGACAACTGGctagagaggaagaagaagaagaaaaggaaaaaaagctaTCCCATCTAGAAGGTAACATGGAGTAGGAGATTGGCTACTCCAGGAAATTGTTTTAGTACCATATGCACGGTTGAAAGAA harbors:
- the LOC104449039 gene encoding wall-associated receptor kinase 1, with translation MKAAVFYFLPMALALVSFAEKHKCNQKCGNMSVPFPFGLDESCAWNPKLVLTCKHALTPPKLYLTGDIPVLDIYVENETMTVSGKIAFDCYDKNGHQLDGSHPDILIPLDEDGQYTFSDTRNRFTTFGCETMGTIMAPDGIMGSACVAYCLEDVNFKAKGTCSARGCCQTSIPGIMRNLSISLQSLTNYTSVSNFGSCGSAFLVDQESFNVSDYKLPVPADMRKDIFPRVVLDWVVERNLTCEKARLNPSSYPCGANSNCSDFGKEGYRCFCKPGYAGNPYVLPLSPRSAGCEDIDECKDPGRYPCHGNCKNTAGDYTCHCPFGMYGYGKVSCQISRLAIIAIIAAVIVAVMLCIVVSGLVLLICKRRAKERHFRQNGGEILKHQRVKIFSEAELAKATNNYDASNKLGEGGFASVYRGRIDGDILVAVKKPRDVPIKKPKDTNKDGSLSTHDEFLHEIGIISQVNHRNLVKLMGICLETKVPLLVYEFIPNGTLYYHIHDKGSTVLQSWKNCLRIALEAALALEYLHSLADPPVIQSDVKSLNILLDEKYSAKISDFGASVLISPRKTHIAERIQGTIGYLDPEYLTTGELTTKSDVYSFGVVLVELLTGEMPTRHRKSGEKINII